A stretch of DNA from Brevibacillus ruminantium:
ATATCCGAATCCATCCTTTCGGGAAACGTCTTTAGAATCACATAAAGATCTGTCTGATTACATGAAAATCGAACATTCGAATTTGGAGGAATTGGATTTTGATTCCCATTTTTGGGGGATTCCCATCCTGATTGCTATTGTTTTGATGCACCCTACTTTTATTGATTTCATGTACACTGAAAGGTATGTTGGTAATATGTCAAAATGGTCAAAAAAAGAAATAACAAACTTCGTAAATGTCATCCATGTCATTTTTATCATTAGTTCAGTAAGCGTTTGCTTCTATTTTAATCTAGGTATCTACTATTTTTTTGGTTCCTTGTTTGGGAGTCTTATTTTATCTTCACTCATTGGAAATGTTCTACTAGGAAAATCGAAAAAAACACCTCCCAAGAAAATAAAAAATGACCGAAAAATCAATTCTGTGAATCGTCCCTTTTCGGATGAGGATCTCTTAACTGCCGATATAGATTCACTTTCGGGCACTGATTTTGAACGCTTAATGGAATGTTTCTATCGTGACAAAGGGTACAAGGTAGAACGGGTTGGAGGCTCGGGAGATAATGAAGTA
This window harbors:
- a CDS encoding restriction endonuclease; translation: MKIEHSNLEELDFDSHFWGIPILIAIVLMHPTFIDFMYTERYVGNMSKWSKKEITNFVNVIHVIFIISSVSVCFYFNLGIYYFFGSLFGSLILSSLIGNVLLGKSKKTPPKKIKNDRKINSVNRPFSDEDLLTADIDSLSGTDFERLMECFYRDKGYKVERVGGSGDNEVDLILQDKKGYKIAVQCKRWKKNVGNDVVLRLKAGKQVYGCYDAWIVTTSHFTKTAIEIAEPLNIKLINGVQVHDMISRWRKERLKKAK